The following proteins are encoded in a genomic region of Lachnospiraceae bacterium KM106-2:
- a CDS encoding sortase, SrtB family, producing the protein MHYRLDRKYMIRLIRILVAFICFVMILVIFDESDSSMIGLEKNKERALVKKKVKKKQSFKVLEQNPDVIGMIHIPGSEVYPVLLGSDNYYYLTHNEKKEKTSAGSISADCAYQDTNIRQQFLRHTIIYGHNMKDGSMFHQLVSYKKKKYFKKHPYIEFDNLVMKGKWRVFSVYVIDGNEESIMRKFDNDSEFAEYLTRIKNRSKYAVDIQLNQDSKILTLCTSSEESDNAKTIIHAVLVK; encoded by the coding sequence ATGCACTATCGTTTGGATCGAAAGTATATGATAAGACTAATTCGAATTTTGGTTGCTTTTATCTGTTTTGTTATGATTTTGGTAATCTTTGATGAGAGTGATTCTTCTATGATCGGATTAGAAAAGAATAAAGAGCGAGCATTAGTGAAAAAGAAAGTGAAGAAGAAACAATCGTTTAAGGTATTGGAACAAAACCCTGACGTTATTGGAATGATACATATTCCGGGAAGTGAAGTCTATCCCGTCTTATTAGGAAGCGATAATTATTATTATCTAACACATAATGAAAAAAAGGAAAAGACATCTGCAGGATCTATTAGCGCAGATTGTGCGTACCAGGATACTAATATCCGACAACAATTTTTACGTCATACTATTATATATGGACATAATATGAAAGATGGATCTATGTTTCATCAATTAGTATCATATAAGAAGAAAAAATATTTTAAAAAGCACCCTTATATAGAATTTGACAATTTAGTAATGAAGGGAAAGTGGAGAGTATTTTCGGTCTATGTGATTGATGGAAATGAGGAGAGTATTATGAGGAAATTTGATAATGATTCGGAGTTTGCAGAATACTTAACTCGAATCAAAAACCGCTCGAAATATGCAGTGGATATCCAATTGAATCAAGATTCGAAAATACTTACCCTTTGTACCAGTAGTGAAGAGTCTGACAATGCAAAAACAATAATACATGCT
- a CDS encoding ATP synthase epsilon chain — protein MADNLFQLKIISPDRIFYDGEVAMVEVRTTEGDMGILKDHIPLTAIVAPGVLRIHEEEGIKEAALHDGFIEVLQDRMTILAESIEWPEEIDTNRAEEAKIRAERRLQGNEGEINEYRAEMALRRSLTRLSLAEKYSK, from the coding sequence ATGGCAGATAATTTATTTCAATTAAAAATAATATCTCCAGATCGTATTTTTTACGATGGAGAAGTTGCTATGGTTGAAGTTAGAACGACAGAAGGAGATATGGGTATCTTAAAAGATCATATTCCTTTAACTGCCATTGTGGCTCCTGGAGTTTTAAGAATTCATGAAGAAGAAGGCATCAAAGAAGCTGCTCTTCATGATGGTTTCATTGAAGTTTTACAAGATCGTATGACAATTTTAGCAGAATCAATCGAGTGGCCAGAAGAAATCGACACCAATCGTGCAGAAGAAGCTAAGATCCGTGCGGAGAGAAGACTTCAAGGAAATGAAGGAGAGATCAACGAGTATCGTGCAGAAATGGCACTTCGCCGTTCTTTAACTCGTCTATCTTTAGCTGAAAAGTATAGTAAATAA